A region of Myxococcus stipitatus DSM 14675 DNA encodes the following proteins:
- the epsE gene encoding exopolysaccharide biosynthesis GT4 family glycosyltransferase EpsE, producing MAVRKIGYLIPEFPGQTHIFFWRELQALPGKGVAPELVSTRPPPARIISHSWAREAMARTEYLAPPGPLGMVKAAAEVARAMPTGWARCLASIARAEGLDAKGRAQLLGFAVMGGRLASLARERGWSHVHVHSCANAAHVALFANLLSGLTYSMTLHGPLDDYGPNQKEKWRHAKFAFVITKKLLGEVNQELAGHLPASIELAPMGVELSKFNRSVPYAAWTGEGPLRIFSCGRLNPCKGHADLIDAVGVLRAKGIDARLSIAGEDEAGGTTYRKVLEAKLAETKLGDAVTLLGAVGEDKVRGEIERAHIFSLASLQEPLGVAIMEAMAMRAPVVVTGAGGVKELVDDGVDGLLVPPQAPLVLAEKLEKVARNPAEAARLGEAGRRKVETQFSSERSADMLALMLQRAVV from the coding sequence ATGGCCGTGCGGAAAATTGGCTATCTCATCCCCGAGTTCCCTGGACAGACGCACATCTTCTTCTGGCGCGAGCTGCAGGCGCTGCCAGGCAAGGGGGTGGCTCCAGAGCTGGTCTCCACTCGGCCGCCGCCCGCGCGAATCATCTCCCACAGCTGGGCGCGCGAGGCGATGGCGCGCACGGAGTACCTGGCGCCTCCTGGGCCGCTCGGCATGGTGAAGGCGGCGGCGGAGGTGGCGCGGGCCATGCCCACGGGGTGGGCGCGGTGCCTGGCGTCCATTGCTCGCGCGGAGGGGCTGGACGCGAAGGGGCGCGCGCAGCTGCTGGGCTTCGCGGTGATGGGCGGGCGGCTGGCGTCGCTGGCGCGGGAGCGGGGATGGTCCCACGTGCATGTGCATTCGTGCGCCAACGCGGCGCATGTGGCGCTGTTCGCGAACCTGTTGTCGGGGCTGACGTACAGCATGACGCTGCACGGGCCGCTGGATGACTACGGGCCGAACCAGAAGGAGAAGTGGCGCCACGCGAAGTTTGCCTTTGTCATCACGAAGAAGCTCTTGGGCGAGGTGAACCAGGAGCTGGCGGGGCACCTGCCCGCGAGCATCGAGCTGGCGCCGATGGGCGTGGAGCTGAGCAAGTTCAACCGCTCGGTGCCGTACGCGGCGTGGACGGGCGAGGGCCCGCTGCGCATCTTCTCGTGTGGCCGACTCAACCCGTGCAAGGGGCACGCGGACCTCATCGACGCGGTGGGCGTCCTGCGCGCGAAGGGCATCGACGCGCGGCTCTCCATCGCGGGTGAGGACGAGGCGGGTGGCACGACGTACCGCAAGGTGCTGGAGGCGAAGCTCGCGGAGACGAAGCTGGGCGACGCGGTGACGCTGTTGGGCGCGGTGGGCGAGGACAAGGTGCGAGGCGAAATCGAGCGCGCGCACATCTTCTCGCTGGCGAGCCTCCAGGAGCCGCTGGGTGTGGCCATCATGGAGGCGATGGCCATGCGCGCGCCGGTGGTGGTGACGGGCGCGGGCGGGGTGAAGGAACTGGTGGATGACGGCGTGGACGGGCTGCTCGTGCCGCCGCAGGCGCCGCTCGTGCTGGCGGAGAAGCTGGAGAAGGTGGCGCGCAATCCCGCCGAGGCGGCGCGACTGGGCGAAGCGGGCCGGCGCAAGGTGGAGACGCAGTTCAGCAGCGAGCGCAGCGCGGACATGCTCGCGCTGATGCTCCAGCGCGCGGTGGTCTGA
- the epsH gene encoding exopolysaccharide biosynthesis glycosyltransferase EpsH: MPAHRPRVLLIAELCNPDWVSVPLEGWSLYRALAEVADVHLVTQVRNRENILKQGVQEGSQFTALDSTPVEKPLDKVGQFMRGTAGVGWTTATALSVLPYYYFEEVLWQRFGQRIKAREFDLVHRYTPISPTTPSTLARRCKKAGVPFVMGPLNGGLPWPKGFGGARRREKEWLSYIRDAYKLMPFYKSTRENAAAIITGSRATRGQVGESWQDKTVYVPENAIDTKRFGTAKSEGPVELPLRVAFVGRFVPYKGMAMLMEAAAPLIREGKVVLEYIGDGQEMPNLKAQAAREGIESGVTFAGWVKHQELQGRLAKNHVFGFPSVREFGGAVVCEAMALGLVPIVMDYGGPGEIVSPATGFAVPMGTPEDIVASVRGVLTKLVADPSVIRPMGDRARQRIFKYFTWKAKAEQVLEVYRWVLGERGQPDWGMPLAD, translated from the coding sequence ATGCCTGCTCACCGACCTCGCGTCCTCCTGATTGCCGAGCTGTGCAACCCCGACTGGGTGAGTGTCCCGCTGGAGGGGTGGTCTCTCTACCGCGCACTGGCCGAGGTGGCGGATGTCCATCTGGTCACCCAGGTGCGCAACCGGGAGAACATCCTCAAGCAGGGGGTCCAGGAGGGCTCGCAGTTCACCGCGCTGGACTCCACGCCCGTGGAGAAGCCGCTCGACAAGGTCGGCCAGTTCATGCGGGGCACGGCGGGCGTTGGCTGGACGACAGCCACGGCGTTGAGCGTGCTGCCCTACTACTACTTCGAGGAAGTGCTCTGGCAGCGCTTCGGCCAGCGCATCAAGGCCCGTGAGTTCGATTTGGTGCATCGCTACACGCCCATCAGCCCCACGACGCCCAGCACGCTGGCGCGGCGGTGCAAGAAGGCGGGAGTGCCCTTCGTCATGGGGCCGCTCAACGGCGGCCTGCCGTGGCCCAAGGGCTTCGGGGGCGCGCGGCGGCGGGAGAAGGAGTGGCTGAGCTACATCCGGGATGCGTACAAGCTGATGCCCTTCTACAAGTCCACGCGCGAGAACGCGGCGGCCATCATCACCGGCTCGCGCGCGACGCGAGGGCAGGTGGGGGAGTCATGGCAGGACAAGACGGTGTACGTGCCGGAGAACGCCATCGACACGAAGCGCTTCGGCACGGCGAAGTCGGAGGGGCCCGTGGAGCTGCCCTTGCGCGTGGCCTTCGTCGGGCGCTTCGTGCCGTACAAGGGCATGGCCATGCTCATGGAGGCGGCGGCGCCGCTCATCCGCGAGGGCAAGGTGGTGCTGGAGTACATCGGTGATGGGCAGGAGATGCCCAACCTGAAGGCGCAGGCGGCGCGCGAGGGCATCGAGTCGGGCGTGACGTTCGCCGGCTGGGTGAAGCACCAGGAGCTGCAGGGGCGCCTGGCGAAGAACCACGTGTTCGGCTTCCCCAGCGTGCGCGAGTTCGGCGGCGCGGTGGTGTGCGAGGCGATGGCGCTGGGGCTGGTGCCCATCGTGATGGACTACGGCGGCCCGGGTGAAATCGTGAGCCCCGCGACGGGCTTCGCGGTGCCCATGGGGACGCCGGAGGACATCGTGGCGAGCGTGCGGGGCGTGCTGACGAAGCTCGTCGCCGACCCGTCGGTGATTCGGCCCATGGGCGACCGGGCCCGGCAGCGCATCTTCAAGTACTTCACCTGGAAGGCGAAGGCGGAGCAGGTGCTGGAGGTGTATCGCTGGGTGCTCGGGGAGCGCGGCCAGCCCGACTGGGGCATGCCGCTGGCGGACTGA
- the epsF gene encoding response regulator EpsF, with protein MEGTEQHIPHAPVQVEPLSPSILLVDDQASNLLALEAILEPMGQRLVRASSGSEALRWLLREDFALILLDVRMPGMDGFETARIIRQRERSRYTPIIFLTAHGRDEANLVHGYASGAADYVVKPFHPDVLRWKVEAFVSLYVRQQAVQQHEATLWARERRMLEQQGEQRFRRLVDSMPQFVWALLADGTISYANRGWLDYAGLTPEQGRQREENLRCCHPEDMNRIEESWRVLRRSRRPGEQELRLRRARDGEFRWFLFRTLPEHDEVGRLVGWISTATDVDDARHAAEALRAASEAKDMFLTMAAHELRTPLQAARSYTDLAKVKAGEELTPRVGRALEGVQRSVNRMARLVENLLDVGRLERGELRLKSGEVDVGSLLSDVAEHFEPLPEDRYIQVEAPRGLVVKADGERLDQVFSNLVSNALRYSPDGGVIHLRAREEKGWTHVEVRDQGLGIPADRLESIFERFGRAHGVSYGGLGLGLSIAKGIIERHGGRIWAESSGRGGDGSTFHVLLPKASR; from the coding sequence TTGGAAGGCACCGAGCAGCACATCCCCCATGCTCCCGTTCAGGTGGAGCCACTCAGTCCGAGCATCCTCCTGGTGGACGACCAGGCCTCCAACCTGCTGGCCCTGGAAGCCATCCTGGAGCCCATGGGGCAGCGGTTGGTGAGGGCCTCGTCGGGGTCGGAGGCGCTGCGGTGGCTGCTGCGCGAGGACTTCGCGCTCATCCTCCTGGACGTCCGGATGCCGGGCATGGATGGGTTCGAGACCGCTCGCATCATCCGACAGCGGGAGCGCTCCCGCTACACGCCCATCATCTTCCTCACCGCCCACGGACGCGACGAGGCGAACCTCGTCCACGGCTACGCGTCCGGCGCCGCCGACTATGTCGTGAAGCCCTTCCATCCGGACGTGCTGCGCTGGAAGGTGGAGGCGTTCGTCTCGCTGTACGTGCGCCAGCAGGCCGTGCAGCAACACGAGGCCACGCTGTGGGCGCGCGAGCGGCGGATGCTCGAGCAGCAGGGCGAGCAGCGCTTCCGGCGGCTGGTGGACTCCATGCCCCAGTTCGTCTGGGCGCTCCTGGCCGACGGCACCATCAGCTACGCGAACCGAGGCTGGCTGGACTACGCGGGCCTCACGCCCGAGCAGGGCCGCCAGCGCGAGGAGAACCTGCGCTGCTGTCACCCCGAGGACATGAACCGCATCGAGGAGTCCTGGCGCGTGCTGCGTCGCTCCCGACGCCCCGGAGAGCAGGAGCTGCGGCTGCGGCGCGCGAGGGACGGGGAGTTCCGCTGGTTCCTCTTCCGCACGCTGCCGGAGCACGACGAGGTGGGCCGGCTGGTGGGCTGGATATCCACCGCGACGGACGTCGACGACGCACGCCACGCGGCGGAGGCCCTGCGGGCCGCGAGCGAGGCGAAGGACATGTTCCTCACCATGGCCGCGCACGAGCTGCGCACGCCGCTCCAGGCGGCTCGCAGCTACACGGACCTGGCGAAGGTGAAGGCCGGCGAGGAGCTGACGCCGCGAGTGGGGCGGGCCCTGGAGGGCGTCCAGCGCAGCGTCAACCGCATGGCGCGGCTGGTGGAGAACCTGCTGGACGTCGGACGTCTGGAGCGCGGCGAGCTGCGCTTGAAGTCAGGCGAGGTGGACGTGGGCTCGCTCCTGAGCGACGTGGCGGAGCACTTCGAGCCCCTGCCCGAGGACCGGTACATCCAGGTGGAGGCCCCTCGCGGCCTGGTGGTGAAGGCGGACGGCGAGCGGTTGGACCAGGTGTTCAGCAACCTGGTGTCCAACGCCCTGCGCTACTCGCCGGACGGAGGCGTCATCCACCTCCGCGCCCGCGAGGAGAAGGGCTGGACCCACGTCGAGGTGAGGGACCAGGGCCTGGGGATTCCCGCCGACCGGCTGGAGAGCATCTTCGAGCGCTTCGGCCGGGCCCACGGGGTCTCCTACGGCGGCCTGGGCCTGGGGCTGTCCATCGCGAAAGGCATCATCGAGCGACACGGCGGACGCATCTGGGCGGAGTCCTCGGGGCGCGGTGGGGATGGCAGCACGTTTCATGTCCTGCTGCCGAAGGCCTCGCGGTGA
- the epsD gene encoding exopolysaccharide biosynthesis glycosyltransferase EpsD, with translation MTPSDASTPRLSVVVATFNRLPLISRLLEQFAEQTLPPGQFEVVVVDDGSKEPVREPLLAQIRPFTLRVEVQANAGAAAARHRGVLAARGEVVLVTDDDMQVASDFLERHLEQHPPGSRNVVLGRIRPDPSIGDMPLFERWYAYLNHRMAEELSVPGARARGNHLYTGNVSFRREDYVGVGGFDKSLGQSEDVELGVRLEKAGCAFVFASDAYVLHGSDHVSFERWLKRANRYGMFDTQVARKHPDVRGVNPWRLLFETNPLARPLLAATVVAPQATRLLTGAVMNAAKAADKLGLEKAAFAGTSVVYGMEYLRGARSEAGGWTGIAREVARYLQGQRGR, from the coding sequence ATGACGCCCTCGGACGCCTCCACGCCCCGCCTCAGCGTCGTCGTCGCCACCTTCAACCGGCTCCCGCTCATCTCCCGGCTGCTGGAGCAGTTCGCCGAGCAGACCCTGCCCCCCGGCCAGTTCGAGGTCGTCGTGGTGGATGACGGCTCCAAGGAGCCCGTCCGCGAGCCGCTGCTCGCCCAGATTCGCCCCTTCACCTTGCGCGTGGAGGTGCAGGCCAACGCGGGCGCCGCAGCCGCCCGGCACCGAGGCGTGCTGGCCGCTCGAGGCGAGGTGGTGCTCGTCACCGACGACGACATGCAGGTGGCCTCCGACTTCCTGGAGCGGCACCTGGAGCAGCATCCGCCGGGCTCGCGCAACGTGGTGCTCGGCCGCATCCGCCCGGACCCGTCCATCGGCGACATGCCGCTGTTCGAGCGCTGGTACGCGTACCTCAACCACCGCATGGCGGAGGAGCTCTCCGTCCCCGGCGCCCGCGCGCGCGGCAACCACCTGTACACGGGCAACGTGTCCTTCCGCCGCGAGGACTACGTGGGCGTGGGAGGCTTCGACAAGTCCCTGGGCCAGTCCGAGGACGTGGAGCTGGGCGTGCGCCTGGAGAAGGCCGGCTGCGCGTTCGTCTTCGCCAGCGACGCGTACGTGTTGCACGGCAGCGACCACGTCTCCTTCGAGCGCTGGCTCAAGCGTGCGAACCGCTACGGCATGTTCGACACGCAGGTGGCGCGCAAGCACCCGGACGTGCGCGGCGTCAATCCGTGGCGGCTCCTGTTCGAGACGAATCCGCTCGCGCGCCCGCTGCTCGCCGCGACGGTGGTGGCGCCGCAGGCCACCCGGCTGCTCACGGGGGCGGTGATGAACGCGGCGAAGGCCGCGGACAAGCTGGGCCTGGAGAAGGCCGCGTTCGCGGGCACGTCCGTGGTGTACGGCATGGAGTACCTCCGCGGCGCGCGCAGCGAGGCCGGCGGCTGGACGGGAATCGCTCGGGAGGTGGCTCGCTACCTCCAGGGTCAGAGGGGGAGATGA
- the wzy gene encoding exopolysaccharide repeat unit polymerase: MTFAPDRPSYLRYLALLGFLVLATVGGALLHPVVALAPALAVGVLWVVVKVPLRYPVLGLTYLVLAVDFVPERPQSGFWPSPLFPIGELLFTQLSALTKIGALRFPLVDLLIVGLLGIAIYRRTTKSTIDPPVLPMPRPLIAVVALSFFAIMFMEVRGVMRGGDFRNSLWQWHQAAMLPFIVAIYHYAMRGPEDWPIFARTVIAAGLTKAAVSVYFGAVVVPAMGVFVEYTTCHSDSMTFNFALLVATMRFLEKPKGAHAFRGILLILCIFMGMVYNDRRLAYVSFVGCLLAGYLITPWPAIKRTFSRALVLLAPLMLVYFAVGWNARGGAFAPVHKVRSLIDGEGGEGNLDYRDIENLDLIATWTQFPLLGTGYGHEFLEPIPLPNIAFVFPTYRFHPHNSLLGLLAFGGMVGYTGIWMFLTVTIYLAVRAYHRSNISEHRAASMVIVGAVICYINQVFGDMGIISYICTFLLSLCVVASGKLAVFTGAWPMPRSTLVPSTPSAPVPPPGAITYPNPDETPAPSVAKTG; this comes from the coding sequence GTGACGTTCGCTCCGGACCGGCCCTCCTACCTGCGCTACCTGGCGCTGCTTGGCTTCCTGGTGCTGGCCACCGTGGGGGGTGCCCTCTTGCACCCCGTGGTCGCTTTGGCCCCAGCCCTGGCCGTGGGCGTGCTGTGGGTCGTGGTCAAGGTCCCCCTGCGCTACCCGGTGCTGGGCCTCACCTACCTGGTCCTCGCCGTGGACTTCGTCCCCGAGCGCCCCCAGTCCGGCTTCTGGCCCTCGCCGCTGTTCCCCATCGGCGAGCTGCTCTTCACGCAGCTGAGCGCCCTGACCAAGATTGGCGCCCTGCGGTTTCCCCTGGTGGACCTGCTCATCGTCGGGTTGTTGGGAATCGCCATCTACCGGCGCACGACGAAGTCCACCATCGACCCGCCGGTGCTGCCCATGCCCCGGCCGCTCATCGCCGTGGTGGCGCTGTCCTTCTTCGCCATCATGTTCATGGAAGTGCGCGGGGTGATGCGCGGCGGCGACTTCCGCAACTCGCTGTGGCAGTGGCACCAGGCCGCGATGCTGCCGTTCATCGTGGCCATCTATCACTACGCCATGCGAGGGCCGGAGGACTGGCCCATCTTCGCCAGGACGGTCATCGCCGCGGGGCTCACCAAGGCCGCCGTCAGCGTCTACTTCGGCGCCGTCGTCGTGCCCGCCATGGGCGTCTTCGTCGAGTACACCACGTGCCACTCGGACTCGATGACGTTCAACTTCGCCCTGCTGGTGGCGACCATGCGCTTCCTGGAGAAGCCCAAGGGCGCTCACGCCTTCCGCGGCATCCTGCTCATCCTCTGCATCTTCATGGGCATGGTCTACAATGACAGGCGTCTGGCCTACGTCAGCTTCGTGGGCTGCCTGCTGGCCGGCTACCTCATCACGCCCTGGCCCGCCATCAAGCGCACCTTCTCACGCGCGCTCGTGCTGCTGGCCCCGCTGATGCTCGTCTACTTCGCGGTGGGGTGGAACGCGCGCGGCGGCGCCTTCGCGCCCGTGCACAAGGTGCGCTCCCTCATCGACGGCGAGGGCGGCGAGGGCAACCTGGACTACCGCGACATCGAGAACCTGGACCTCATCGCGACCTGGACCCAGTTCCCCCTCCTGGGCACCGGCTACGGACACGAGTTCCTGGAGCCGATTCCGCTGCCCAACATCGCCTTCGTGTTCCCGACGTACCGCTTCCACCCGCACAACTCCCTCCTGGGGTTGCTCGCCTTCGGAGGCATGGTTGGCTACACGGGCATCTGGATGTTCCTGACGGTGACCATCTACCTGGCGGTGCGCGCCTACCATCGCTCGAACATCTCCGAGCACCGCGCCGCCTCGATGGTCATCGTGGGCGCCGTCATCTGCTACATCAACCAGGTGTTCGGGGACATGGGCATCATCTCGTACATCTGCACGTTCCTCCTGTCCCTGTGCGTGGTGGCGTCCGGGAAGCTGGCTGTGTTCACCGGCGCGTGGCCCATGCCGCGGAGCACGCTGGTGCCCTCCACGCCGTCCGCGCCCGTGCCGCCTCCAGGCGCCATCACCTATCCGAACCCGGACGAGACACCCGCCCCCAGCGTGGCCAAGACGGGCTGA
- the epsC gene encoding serine O-acetyltransferase EpsC, with translation MKEKRSLLGSLVSDARELARAAGGGMDAKSIARVVLSSDSYRITALNRAREAALDYHIPLVNHVLRVAQTAVMGIEIGKEVTLGKGVYFVHSLGVVIGGDARIGDRVRFYGNNTVGTAKDNGYPTIEDDVWIGAGARILGPVRIGARSRIGANAVVLQDVPPDSVAVGIPARIFPRKDTDDVVL, from the coding sequence ATGAAGGAAAAGCGCTCGCTCCTCGGCTCGCTCGTCTCCGACGCGCGCGAGCTGGCCAGGGCCGCTGGTGGCGGCATGGACGCGAAGTCCATCGCCCGGGTGGTGCTGAGCAGTGACTCGTACCGCATCACCGCGCTCAACCGCGCCCGCGAGGCCGCGCTCGACTACCACATCCCCCTGGTCAACCACGTGCTGCGCGTGGCGCAGACGGCGGTGATGGGGATTGAGATTGGAAAGGAAGTCACGCTCGGCAAGGGCGTGTACTTCGTGCACAGCCTGGGCGTCGTCATCGGCGGCGATGCGCGCATCGGCGACCGGGTGCGCTTCTACGGGAACAACACCGTGGGCACCGCCAAGGACAACGGCTACCCCACCATCGAGGACGACGTCTGGATTGGCGCCGGGGCCCGGATTCTCGGGCCGGTGCGCATCGGCGCCCGCTCGCGCATCGGCGCGAACGCGGTGGTGCTCCAGGACGTCCCACCCGACAGCGTGGCTGTGGGCATTCCCGCTCGCATCTTTCCGCGCAAGGACACGGACGACGTGGTGCTGTGA
- the epsB gene encoding GH44 family glycoside hydrolase EpsB → MGARRKTGAAVVTCVLLASGTVALAAEPSAATKKKAAASAAKKAGGKSSSAKKDSASAAKDADSRKGAADATKSADAETAADSTKSADARKDSADATKSADATKSADSRKDDSTGAKSADAQKDSATQKASDTVEKAASAALMSLYDGGLSTGWRDIGWAPRELPQGAPARMRLFNYGGWILYRPKLEGTFGALSLRLSAPESYGEFLEVRLDAQGATSFPRIPITSELQVRKDGEWSEVLIPMELLNPRGEAFDRVVLRASKDVGRDWVLFDKVSLVPLPPDVAAALAAGGGRMGKGSGRDTKLTIDCTAPGHRISPLIYGIALDGLREKKDQHQFKMGATTRRWGGNPTSRYNWKLGGAWNTANDWYFQNVDIGLSYEDFLNANQKHGMSSALTVPMLGWVAKDTSSVGFPVTRFGAQKGEDNGAGSGLTRDGTALKPSSPSQTSTEASPEFVAEWIRAIRERDKARGERSVHMYILDNEPMLWNTTHRDVFPEPLSYDGLMSRTLAFGTAVRKADPEALIAGPAEWGWTNYLWSAADFAPGKAPHSDRRAHGDVPLLAWYLRQLRDHEKKTGVRILDVLDVHFYPQTNVGVGLEGNTDPETNARRIRSTRALWDPTYKDESWIGEPVRLLPRLKEWIEQNYPGRRISIGEYNFGAFGHMSGGLAQAEALGRFAQENIYSAYFWQYPTNGSPVYWAFRAFRDFDGRGGHFQDYWVPAKADEGASVFASRDETGTKLVAVVLNLDPDQAAQARVELKGCGTLTGARVMGYSGAPGGFLPQTAGTQTAGSLTQRLPPYSMTVLDLTVKKP, encoded by the coding sequence ATGGGTGCGCGAAGGAAGACGGGCGCGGCCGTGGTGACGTGCGTGCTGCTGGCCAGTGGCACGGTGGCGCTGGCCGCCGAGCCGTCCGCCGCGACGAAGAAGAAGGCGGCGGCCTCCGCCGCGAAGAAGGCCGGAGGGAAGTCCTCCTCCGCCAAGAAGGACTCCGCCAGCGCGGCGAAGGACGCGGACTCGCGCAAGGGCGCGGCCGACGCGACGAAGTCCGCCGATGCGGAAACCGCCGCCGACTCGACGAAGTCCGCCGACGCGCGGAAGGACTCGGCTGACGCGACGAAGTCCGCCGATGCGACGAAGTCCGCCGACTCGCGGAAGGACGACTCCACGGGGGCGAAGTCCGCGGATGCACAGAAGGACTCCGCCACGCAGAAGGCGTCCGACACGGTGGAGAAGGCCGCGTCCGCCGCGCTGATGTCGCTCTACGACGGCGGCCTGTCCACCGGGTGGCGCGACATCGGCTGGGCGCCTCGAGAGCTGCCCCAGGGGGCTCCGGCGCGCATGCGCCTGTTCAACTACGGCGGCTGGATTCTCTACCGCCCCAAGCTGGAAGGGACGTTCGGCGCGCTGTCCCTGCGCCTGAGCGCGCCCGAGTCCTACGGCGAGTTCCTGGAGGTGCGGCTGGACGCGCAGGGCGCCACGTCCTTCCCGCGCATCCCCATCACCTCCGAGCTCCAGGTCCGCAAGGACGGCGAGTGGTCGGAAGTCCTCATCCCCATGGAGCTGCTCAACCCGCGCGGCGAGGCCTTCGACCGCGTGGTGCTGCGCGCGTCCAAGGACGTGGGGCGCGACTGGGTGCTCTTCGACAAGGTCTCCCTGGTGCCGCTGCCTCCCGACGTCGCCGCCGCGCTGGCCGCGGGCGGCGGACGCATGGGCAAGGGCAGCGGACGCGACACGAAGCTCACCATCGACTGCACCGCGCCCGGCCATCGCATCAGCCCGCTCATCTACGGCATCGCCCTGGACGGCCTGCGCGAGAAGAAGGACCAGCACCAGTTCAAGATGGGCGCGACGACGCGCCGCTGGGGCGGCAACCCCACCTCCCGCTACAACTGGAAGCTGGGCGGCGCGTGGAACACGGCCAACGACTGGTACTTCCAGAACGTGGACATCGGCCTGTCCTACGAGGACTTCCTCAACGCCAACCAGAAGCACGGCATGTCCTCCGCGCTCACCGTGCCCATGCTGGGCTGGGTGGCCAAGGACACGTCGTCCGTGGGTTTCCCGGTGACTCGCTTCGGCGCCCAGAAGGGCGAGGACAACGGCGCCGGCAGCGGCCTCACCCGGGACGGCACCGCGCTCAAGCCCAGCTCGCCTTCCCAGACGAGCACGGAGGCCTCGCCGGAGTTCGTCGCGGAGTGGATTCGCGCCATCCGCGAGCGCGACAAGGCACGCGGCGAGCGCAGCGTGCACATGTACATCCTCGACAACGAGCCCATGCTCTGGAACACGACCCACCGGGACGTGTTCCCCGAGCCGCTCTCGTACGACGGGCTCATGTCGCGCACGCTCGCGTTCGGCACCGCCGTGCGGAAGGCGGACCCGGAGGCCCTCATCGCGGGCCCCGCCGAGTGGGGCTGGACGAACTACCTCTGGTCCGCCGCGGACTTCGCGCCGGGCAAGGCGCCGCACTCGGACCGCCGCGCGCATGGGGATGTGCCGCTGCTCGCGTGGTACCTGCGGCAGCTTCGCGACCACGAGAAGAAGACGGGCGTGCGCATCCTCGACGTGCTGGACGTGCACTTCTATCCGCAGACGAACGTGGGCGTGGGGCTGGAGGGGAACACGGACCCGGAGACCAACGCCCGGCGCATCCGCTCCACGCGGGCCCTGTGGGACCCGACGTACAAGGACGAGTCGTGGATTGGCGAGCCCGTGCGGCTGCTCCCGCGCCTCAAGGAGTGGATTGAGCAGAACTACCCGGGCCGGCGCATCTCCATCGGCGAGTACAACTTCGGCGCGTTCGGCCACATGAGCGGCGGACTCGCGCAGGCCGAGGCCCTGGGCCGCTTCGCGCAGGAGAACATCTACTCCGCCTACTTCTGGCAGTACCCGACGAATGGCAGCCCGGTGTACTGGGCGTTCCGAGCGTTCAGGGACTTCGACGGGCGCGGGGGCCACTTCCAGGACTACTGGGTGCCGGCGAAGGCCGACGAGGGCGCCAGCGTGTTCGCCTCGCGAGACGAGACGGGGACGAAGCTGGTGGCGGTGGTGCTGAACCTGGACCCGGACCAGGCCGCGCAGGCGCGGGTGGAGTTGAAGGGCTGCGGGACGCTCACGGGAGCGCGGGTGATGGGGTATTCGGGCGCGCCCGGGGGGTTCCTCCCGCAGACGGCGGGGACGCAGACGGCGGGGTCTCTGACCCAGCGGCTGCCGCCCTATTCGATGACAGTGCTTGATTTGACGGTGAAGAAGCCATGA
- a CDS encoding carboxypeptidase-like regulatory domain-containing protein, with the protein MMKPRAVHAVRVGHAREDADSHSKTPARQSPVLKLFTAYFVCMLVLFVAVPLFARSEDDADYAPPPGMFTGTVIDALSRAPIPGLVVIATSPSLSEAQWARTDDSGGYRLPLLPAGTYTLRFEHPDYPSHTRGDLLLRANQTEQLQVELRPR; encoded by the coding sequence CCGTGCATGCGGTTCGTGTCGGACACGCACGCGAGGATGCGGACTCCCACTCGAAGACCCCCGCGAGGCAGTCTCCCGTGTTGAAGCTCTTCACGGCCTATTTCGTGTGCATGCTGGTGCTCTTCGTCGCGGTGCCCTTGTTCGCCCGCTCCGAAGACGACGCCGACTACGCCCCGCCGCCCGGCATGTTCACGGGCACGGTCATCGACGCCCTGAGCCGCGCACCCATCCCGGGCCTCGTGGTCATCGCGACGTCGCCCAGCTTGAGTGAGGCGCAGTGGGCCCGGACGGATGACTCGGGCGGCTACCGCCTCCCCTTGCTCCCCGCGGGCACGTACACGCTGCGCTTCGAGCACCCCGACTACCCCTCGCACACGCGAGGGGACCTGCTGCTGCGCGCGAACCAGACGGAGCAACTCCAGGTGGAGTTGCGCCCCCGGTAG